The following coding sequences are from one Paenarthrobacter ureafaciens window:
- a CDS encoding molybdopterin molybdotransferase MoeA, with protein sequence MLVREVSDVSTANGSCNKNHGATWSAARQAAFDCARPLGAALVPLAEAIGSALALEVRARQDIPHYASSAMDGWAVRGSGPWILVERGTRLERGTRLFPGEASTIATGGVVPEGATSILRKESGMLTGDAPGARNLVLIPEAKPGEVSAGRHIRPAGEEAAAGDVLIPAGTLLNPAHIALAAVAGHDEVAVQRKPLVAVVLTGSEVVTSGEPAPGQVRDTFGPQLGAVISRLGGVPSGQRRIGDSYEEWLAALGGAALGGAGSPAGSVSAAVSGSGQPADVIITTGGTGKSGTDHFRTVVEALGGRLLLDGIAMRPGHPAVLAALPDGRFIIGLPGNPLAAMVALITIGEPLLAALGNRQPPDTVIMTSGADFEPDPVRTRLVPCTFVHGLAIPASHTGPGMMRGLAWADGIMAVPPQGVEAGHAVQVMPLPWVQPPQFTDRPVTNEQRHAPWHA encoded by the coding sequence ATGCTTGTCCGGGAAGTCTCCGACGTTTCGACCGCAAACGGGTCCTGCAACAAGAACCACGGAGCTACGTGGTCCGCAGCGCGCCAGGCAGCCTTTGACTGTGCCCGCCCCCTCGGAGCTGCTTTGGTACCGCTTGCAGAAGCCATCGGGAGTGCCCTGGCTTTGGAGGTGAGGGCCCGCCAGGACATTCCGCACTATGCGTCCTCGGCCATGGACGGGTGGGCGGTCAGGGGCTCCGGCCCCTGGATTCTGGTTGAGCGCGGCACCCGGCTTGAACGCGGCACCCGGCTCTTCCCGGGCGAGGCAAGCACCATTGCCACGGGTGGCGTTGTCCCCGAGGGCGCAACGTCCATCCTCCGGAAGGAAAGCGGAATGCTGACCGGGGACGCCCCAGGCGCCCGGAATCTCGTCCTCATTCCCGAAGCGAAACCGGGTGAGGTATCTGCCGGCCGCCACATCCGTCCGGCTGGTGAAGAAGCAGCCGCCGGTGATGTCCTCATTCCCGCGGGAACCCTTTTGAACCCCGCCCACATTGCCCTCGCCGCCGTAGCAGGCCACGACGAGGTGGCCGTGCAGCGCAAGCCGCTGGTCGCCGTCGTGCTGACCGGCTCGGAAGTGGTCACTTCGGGTGAGCCCGCGCCGGGACAGGTGCGCGATACGTTCGGGCCGCAGCTTGGCGCCGTCATTTCGCGGCTTGGCGGCGTTCCGTCCGGGCAGCGCAGGATCGGCGACTCCTATGAAGAATGGCTGGCCGCCCTGGGCGGTGCTGCCCTGGGCGGTGCAGGCAGCCCGGCTGGTTCAGTCAGCGCGGCTGTTTCAGGCAGCGGCCAACCGGCGGATGTCATCATCACCACAGGCGGCACCGGCAAGTCCGGGACCGATCATTTCCGCACTGTAGTTGAGGCCTTGGGTGGGCGCCTGCTGCTTGACGGGATCGCCATGCGGCCCGGCCACCCCGCCGTGCTGGCCGCGCTCCCGGATGGCCGCTTCATCATCGGACTGCCGGGAAATCCGCTGGCGGCCATGGTTGCCCTCATCACCATCGGCGAACCGTTGCTGGCCGCCCTCGGCAACCGGCAGCCGCCCGACACCGTGATCATGACCTCCGGCGCGGATTTCGAGCCGGATCCCGTCAGGACCCGGCTTGTCCCCTGCACTTTTGTCCACGGCTTGGCCATCCCGGCCTCCCACACCGGCCCCGGCATGATGCGTGGCCTCGCATGGGCGGACGGAATCATGGCGGTGCCGCCCCAGGGGGTCGAGGCCGGCCACGCTGTGCAGGTCATGCCACTGCCGTGGGTCCAACCACCGCAGTTCACGGACAGGCCTGTCACCAACGAACAAAGGCACGCCCCATGGCACGCATGA